The sequence TCTGCCGGAAGTAATTAAAGATTTCATTCGTTCGCATCACGGAACAAGGTACACTTCATTCTTTTATAGAAATGCTATCGAACAGTATGGTAAAGAAAATATTAATGAAGAAGTATTCAGATACCACGGTCCGAAACCTTTTAGCAAAGAAACAGCCATTGTTATGATGGCAGATTCTATTGAGGCCGCATCTAAAAGTCTTCAAGACACAGATGAACAACAACTCACATATTTAGTAAACAACATCATCGACAAACAGATTGCTGAAAAACAATTCACTAACACAAATATTACTTTAAAAGAAATTGAAATCGTAAAAAAAGTTTTCATCTCAAGTCTTAAAAGCAGCTTTCATTTACGTATAAAATACCCAACCGTCGAAAATTAACAATTAATTTATCACTCCTTTTAACTCTTAATTAATATGCAAGGTATAGTATTAAAATCGCAAATACCACTTAGAGCCGATAAAAGTCATCGAAGTGAAATGGTTTCTCAAATACTTTTCGGAGAAACTTATACGATATTAGATAAAATGGATGATTGGCTTTTAATTAAAACTAATTATGATAACTATATAGGCTGGATAGATAATATTTCTTACGAAGAATTAAATTCAGAACAAAAAACTTTTATCATTCGTAACAAATATATAAAAGCATTGGATCGCAACAATCTTGAAATTATTATTCCTGCAGGTTCAGCAATCACAGAACCTAATAGTGATAATTTTTTTGTCATTAATAATAATATTTACAAGATTTCTGATTATTGTGAATTGATAAAGAAAACAAGTATTGCGGAATCGGCAAAATATTTTCTTAATTCTCCTTATTTTTGGGGTGGTAGAACATTCATGGGTTTTGATTGTTCCGGTTTTGCACAGATAATATATAAAATTAACAATATAAATATACCGCGTGATGCTTCTGAACAAATTAAGCACGGCAATGCCATACCTATTATACAAGAAGCACACGAAGGCGATTTAGTTTTTTTCGGGAATGAAGAAAGTATAAATCATGTAGGTATCTTATTAAGCAGCGAAAAAGTTATTCATTGCTCCGGTGAAGTAAAAATAGATTACATTGATAATACGGGGATTTTTAACGGGAAAAAATATACGCATTTCCTAAGAGGAATAAAAAGTTATTAACAATTATTTGGTTTTATCAACAATTAAAATTGTAATCAACTATTCTTTTGAGCATTACAAAAAAACCGATTTAAAACGAACAGCTTAGAAATCTTTAACAAAAATTTGTTAAAGATTTCTTTTTATTACTACTTTTGTAAGCTTAATTATGAAAGTTTTTAATTAAACAAATATAATTGATTATTAACTAATATTTATTAACTAAAAAAACTATTAAAGATGAAAAAGATTCTACGAATTGTTATGATGTTTACAGCAATGTTTTTTGCTATTTCGTCTATTGCACAGGTTACTACATCCAGCATGTCGGGTAGAATAACCGACAAAAATGGTTCTTTACCGGGTGCTACCGTATTGGTAAAGCATATTCCATCAGGCACTTCATACGGCACAGTTACCAATAATGACGGCCGTTATATTATTCAGGGTATGCGTGTTGGCGGTCCTTACACTATCGAATTTTCATACGTGGGATATAATACTGCCAAATATGAAAATATTCAACTATATTTGGGTGAACCATATATTTTAAATGTTAGGTTGGTGGAAGGCAAAACAATTGAAGGTATAGAAATTACTGCTGAATCTATGAATTCTAATATGAATACTGAACGCGCAGGAGCAGTAACTGCTATTGACCAAAGAGCAATTACATCTATTCCAACTACAACAAGAAGTTTAAACGATGCTATTAAACTAACTCCTCAAGCTACTTCTTCTGCAAGTGGTCCGGCTTTAGGTGGCGGTAACTATCGTCAATCATACGTTAGTGTTGATGGTGCTGCATTTAACAATGCTTTCGGTATCGGACAAAATATTCCTTCTGGTGGTAGTCCTATTTCTCTTGATGCACTTGATCAAATATCAATAAGCCTTACACCTTATGATGTTCGTCAAAGCGGATTCTTAGGCGGTTCTATTCAGGCTGTTACAAAAAGCGGTACAAATAAATTACATGTTTCTGTGTACGATTATTTCACTAACGACACATTTTTAGGAAAAAAATATGGTGATAAAGACAGTACAAATAATTATCAAAAACTTAACTTGAGCGAAACTTTAAAGAATACTGTAGGTATTAATATAGGTGGCCCTATCATTAAAGACAAATTATTCTATTTCGTTAATTTTGAATATGAAACAGATATTGCAACAGGTCAAACAAGATTAGCTCGTGAAAACGAAGATCAAGAATGGGGCTCAGAGAATCAATATAACCGCCCTACAGTTTCACAAATGGATGAAATAAGAAATTATTTAATGGAGAATTTTAACGGTTATGATCCAGGTAGATATCAAAACTATTCAACAAATACTCCCGATTATAAATTATTGGCTCGAATCGACTGGAACATTAATAAAGACCATAAACTTAATGTTCGTTTCACACAAACAAGCAATAAATATTCAAGCGATCCATCAAGCTCAATAAGTCCGTTCTCCAGCAATGTTTATAATAGAAATACTGTAGGACGTACTTCAATGAACGCTCTTTATTTTGAAAGTGCACGTTATTATCAAGAACAAAACTTTATGTCTATTGCTGGTGAATTAAATTCAAGTTTCCTTAATGGAAAACTTAATAATGTATTCCGTGCTACATATTCAAAACAACATGAGCCGAGAAGTTTTGTAGGAGATTTATTCCCAACTGTTGATATTTTAGAAAATGACAGCGTTTTAACAACTTTCGGTCCGGATCCTTTTACATACGGTAATCTACGTGATGTTTCCACAGTAATTGTAACCGATGAAATAAGTTATCAATTAGGTAAAAATACTTTCACCGGTGGTCTTCAATTCGAATGGGATAAAACTAAAAACGGTTATATGCAAGGTGGAGCGGGTTATTATGTTTATAATTCATGGCAAGATTTTGTAGAAAATAATGCCCCAAAATCATTTATGATTACTCATCCTAATAACAATGAACTTACACAGGAATATCCTTCATTCACATACATGCAATACTCTGTTTATTTGCAAGATGAAGTAGCATTTAGTGAAAACTTCAAAGGTACTTTGGGATTACGTGTTGAAGTTCCTACATACCCGTCTTTAGCTAACAATTACAATATAGAATTTACAGAAGGATGGACTGATGGCGATGGCGTACATCATGAAACATTCCCCAACTATGCAACTTCGGATATGCCTAGCGCAAAAGTAAACTTCTCTCCGCGCCTTGGTTTTAACTGGGATATCTTAGGCAACCGTAATTTGGTACTTAGAGGAGGAACAGGTATTTTCACCGGTCGTCTCCCATTTGTATGGATCGTTTCAGTTGCAGGTAACAGTAACGTAATTCAAGCCCAATACATTGCTGAAAACAATGTTCCTATTACATTTTATGATAATATTGACGGTATTCTGGAAGCATTATATGGTGGTGCCTTTGAAAAACAAGAACTCTCCGCACCAACAAGTCCTACCTTACTTTCTAAAGATTTAAGAATGCCTCAAAATTGGAAATCTTCTTTAGCTTTAGACATTAATTTATTTTGGGGAATTAAAGCTACAGTAGAAGGTATTTACAGCAAAGAATTAACTTCAGTTGCCGTAACAAAATTAGGAATCGAACAATCAGGATCAGTTGAACTAATTGAAGGCGTTGATGAAAGAGAAACATGGGTTTCACAAGGTATTAGAAATTCTTTGGGAAGAAATATCACTCCTTACTTAATTGAAAACACTGATAATAAAGGTTGGTATTATTCTGTAACAGCTATGTTGGAAAAGAAATTCGACAAAGGTTTTACTGCAATGGTTGCATATACAAGATCTGAAAGTAAATCTGCAATTGACGGAAGCGGCGACCAAATTACTTCTGCATTCTCAATTGACAGTTATGTTTCTGGAGCAAATAACCATGATCTCGGATATTCATCATATGTTACTCCCGACAGATTTATTGCAAGTGTCAGCTACAGTAAGGAATATGCAAAATATTTTGCTTCAACTATAAGCTTATTCTATGAAGGATACAGATACGGTTATGCAGGAACTTGGGGATATTCAAGATATTCTTATACTTTAAGTTCTAATGTTGTTGGTGATGGTGGTGCATCTAACTTATTATATGTACCGACAGAAACCGAATTAGACAAAATGAATTGGGCTTCTGAAACTGATAAAACTAATTTCTGGACTTTTGTTCAAGAAGATAAATATTTAAGCTCAATGATAGGTAAATATACAGAACGTAATGGTGCTATTATGCCTTGGAGACATACAATTAATCTTAAATTTATGCAAGATTTTTATTTCTTCATTGCCGATCAACGCAACACTCTTCAAGTTGGTGTTGATATTTACAATCTTGCTAATTTATTAAATCCGTCTTGGGGAAATGTTTCTCAACTTAGTTCAAATGCAATTTTAGCTTACAACAATGGAGAATATTCATTTACCAATCCTAAATGGAATAAATATGCAGGTACAATGTCAACTTGGGCAGTATCGTTCAGCTTACGCTATATCTTCTAAAAAAGAGTTTAATAAATAATTTATATAAGAGGCTACTCAAATGGGTAGCCTTTTTTTATGGATTGGCAAGATATATAACAATTAGCCGAATTAATAATATCTTGCTAAAATAATCTTACATTACCAAACATACCCCTTAACCAAGAGTTTCTGAATTAATTATATGACTATAAATTCCACATATATTAATTACTTTATTGTATTTTCAGCCAACAATATTGGTTGAATAAATTATTAACAACTTCCAATAAAAGAATTAAAAGGTAAAGGTAATCTCGGATATTTTGAAATAAATCTAAGTTTTAAATCATTGTAACTTCCAAGTTACATATAAATTCATAAAGGGAGAGATACATTATTCATCCTTAGTTTAATGACAACACAAAAAAAGCTGTCCGATTGGACAGCTTTTTTGAAATATAATTATAATGTTTTATTAATTCTTATATTCACCTGTAACTGTTCTGTCGGATGTACCAACCAATACACGTTTAGTAGGATTAATCAAATAATAAGTACCATCAGATTTTTTGGTAGCAATTACATAGTTAAATGTTTGTGTATCGTCTTTAGCAGGAATTAACTCAAAGCTATCAATAGAAGTAGCAGCGTCAATTGCAACAGCTAATGCTTCTTTTGTCGTAAGAGTATTCCAAACTGTTACATCAGTAAACTGAACTAGTTTTGTACCTTCAGCAGGAGTAATCTTAATCATAAAGTCAGTAGTGTTGGTTTTCCATTCCAAACCGAATACATCTAATCCTGTTCCCGCATTCGTACCTGAACGGTGCCATGAAAATGTTTCAGGAGCTGATAATGGTGTATCCACTGGAACGATTGTTACATTAACATTAGCCGAAGCTGTTTTATTAACTGTTTTTACAAAAACTTCAATCTTAGTCATTCCTTCTTTTGCAGCCAATTGTTCAGGAGTAAAGGTAAATGCATAAGTAATACCTGAAAACTGAGTAACAGATATTTC is a genomic window of Bacteroidales bacterium containing:
- a CDS encoding C40 family peptidase, whose amino-acid sequence is MQGIVLKSQIPLRADKSHRSEMVSQILFGETYTILDKMDDWLLIKTNYDNYIGWIDNISYEELNSEQKTFIIRNKYIKALDRNNLEIIIPAGSAITEPNSDNFFVINNNIYKISDYCELIKKTSIAESAKYFLNSPYFWGGRTFMGFDCSGFAQIIYKINNINIPRDASEQIKHGNAIPIIQEAHEGDLVFFGNEESINHVGILLSSEKVIHCSGEVKIDYIDNTGIFNGKKYTHFLRGIKSY
- a CDS encoding TonB-dependent receptor, giving the protein MKKILRIVMMFTAMFFAISSIAQVTTSSMSGRITDKNGSLPGATVLVKHIPSGTSYGTVTNNDGRYIIQGMRVGGPYTIEFSYVGYNTAKYENIQLYLGEPYILNVRLVEGKTIEGIEITAESMNSNMNTERAGAVTAIDQRAITSIPTTTRSLNDAIKLTPQATSSASGPALGGGNYRQSYVSVDGAAFNNAFGIGQNIPSGGSPISLDALDQISISLTPYDVRQSGFLGGSIQAVTKSGTNKLHVSVYDYFTNDTFLGKKYGDKDSTNNYQKLNLSETLKNTVGINIGGPIIKDKLFYFVNFEYETDIATGQTRLARENEDQEWGSENQYNRPTVSQMDEIRNYLMENFNGYDPGRYQNYSTNTPDYKLLARIDWNINKDHKLNVRFTQTSNKYSSDPSSSISPFSSNVYNRNTVGRTSMNALYFESARYYQEQNFMSIAGELNSSFLNGKLNNVFRATYSKQHEPRSFVGDLFPTVDILENDSVLTTFGPDPFTYGNLRDVSTVIVTDEISYQLGKNTFTGGLQFEWDKTKNGYMQGGAGYYVYNSWQDFVENNAPKSFMITHPNNNELTQEYPSFTYMQYSVYLQDEVAFSENFKGTLGLRVEVPTYPSLANNYNIEFTEGWTDGDGVHHETFPNYATSDMPSAKVNFSPRLGFNWDILGNRNLVLRGGTGIFTGRLPFVWIVSVAGNSNVIQAQYIAENNVPITFYDNIDGILEALYGGAFEKQELSAPTSPTLLSKDLRMPQNWKSSLALDINLFWGIKATVEGIYSKELTSVAVTKLGIEQSGSVELIEGVDERETWVSQGIRNSLGRNITPYLIENTDNKGWYYSVTAMLEKKFDKGFTAMVAYTRSESKSAIDGSGDQITSAFSIDSYVSGANNHDLGYSSYVTPDRFIASVSYSKEYAKYFASTISLFYEGYRYGYAGTWGYSRYSYTLSSNVVGDGGASNLLYVPTETELDKMNWASETDKTNFWTFVQEDKYLSSMIGKYTERNGAIMPWRHTINLKFMQDFYFFIADQRNTLQVGVDIYNLANLLNPSWGNVSQLSSNAILAYNNGEYSFTNPKWNKYAGTMSTWAVSFSLRYIF